In Myxococcus stipitatus, the following are encoded in one genomic region:
- a CDS encoding alpha/beta hydrolase: MFGLMAVVLMSCSQGGAGSRGRTLELKPCRLEGVATQALCGTHEVFEDRAARTGRKLSLRVAVVPALAAQPQPDPLVFLVGGPGQAATEAGMMLAGVERIRRQRDIVLVDLRGTGEASRLKCEPPEDEGLAARFDEEAGKRQLRECRERWDADVRQYTTPIAMADLDEVRAALGYEKVNLWGVSYGTRAALVYMRQFPERVRTAILDGVAPMGLYLPLFTSRDAQRSLDMLLAHCEQDAVCEKNFPALRSRTEALLAKLAEAPARVKVAHPRTGALEDIVVTRNVLLGGVFQQLYSAEASSLVPLMLDRVTRDDWAPFVALSLGAEGMGKSVSQGFFYSIVCAEDAPFFDKAMVEREGKGTWFGSATGLETLSICETWPRATLPADYREPVVSDVPTLLLSGELDPVTPPSWGEEAMRTLKNSLHVVSPGVSHNTVGVACVRSLMADVVAQGSVAGLKPACGGKVSRPPLFTSFAGSVP, from the coding sequence ATGTTTGGACTCATGGCGGTGGTGCTGATGTCCTGCTCCCAGGGAGGCGCCGGTTCCCGGGGGCGCACCTTGGAGCTGAAGCCCTGCCGGTTGGAGGGGGTGGCGACGCAGGCCCTGTGTGGCACGCATGAGGTCTTCGAGGACCGCGCGGCCCGGACGGGGCGCAAGCTGTCGCTGCGGGTGGCGGTGGTGCCGGCGCTGGCGGCCCAGCCCCAGCCAGACCCGCTGGTGTTCCTGGTGGGAGGCCCCGGGCAGGCGGCCACCGAGGCGGGGATGATGCTGGCTGGAGTGGAGCGCATCCGCCGCCAGCGCGACATCGTGCTGGTGGACTTGCGGGGCACCGGAGAGGCCAGCCGGCTCAAGTGCGAGCCCCCCGAGGATGAGGGGCTGGCGGCACGCTTCGACGAAGAGGCCGGGAAGCGGCAACTGCGCGAGTGCCGCGAGCGCTGGGACGCGGACGTGCGTCAGTACACCACGCCCATCGCCATGGCGGACCTGGACGAGGTGCGCGCGGCGCTGGGCTACGAGAAGGTCAATCTCTGGGGCGTCTCCTACGGCACGCGCGCGGCGCTGGTGTACATGCGCCAGTTCCCCGAGCGCGTGCGCACCGCCATCCTCGATGGCGTGGCGCCCATGGGGCTGTATCTCCCGCTGTTCACGTCGCGCGATGCGCAGCGCTCGCTGGACATGCTGCTGGCTCATTGCGAGCAGGACGCGGTCTGCGAGAAGAACTTCCCCGCGCTGCGCTCGCGCACGGAGGCGCTGCTGGCGAAGCTCGCGGAGGCGCCCGCGCGCGTGAAGGTGGCGCACCCTCGCACGGGTGCGTTGGAGGACATCGTCGTCACGCGCAACGTCTTGCTGGGGGGCGTGTTCCAGCAGCTCTACAGCGCCGAGGCCTCGTCGCTGGTGCCGTTGATGTTGGACCGGGTGACGCGGGATGACTGGGCGCCCTTCGTCGCGTTGAGCCTGGGAGCAGAGGGCATGGGGAAGTCAGTGAGCCAGGGGTTCTTCTACTCCATCGTCTGCGCGGAGGACGCGCCCTTCTTCGACAAGGCGATGGTGGAGCGCGAGGGGAAGGGCACCTGGTTCGGCTCCGCCACGGGGCTGGAGACACTGTCTATCTGCGAGACGTGGCCCCGCGCGACGCTGCCCGCGGACTACCGCGAGCCGGTGGTATCGGACGTGCCCACGCTGCTGCTCTCGGGAGAGCTGGACCCGGTGACGCCGCCCTCATGGGGAGAGGAGGCGATGCGCACGCTGAAGAACAGCCTGCACGTGGTGTCGCCGGGCGTGAGCCACAACACCGTGGGCGTCGCCTGCGTGCGTTCGCTGATGGCGGACGTGGTGGCGCAAGGCAGCGTGGCGGGCTTGAAGCCGGCGTGTGGCGGCAAGGTGTCCCGGCCCCCGCTGTTCACTTCCTTCGCGGGCTCCGTGCCCTGA
- a CDS encoding DUF2804 domain-containing protein, giving the protein MTPEKDALLPLAPESVATTQGEPRFGTYQGELPEVDLPRLLGKWAPARATRLLKRKRWHYTFTATQEVAALFAVVDLGYSSSAFAVAIDLRERKPLCDVSFLGAPGPMVSLGDKPGAGLNASFRTLGGKLAIRRGEEDERYQVQVDVSRMRTGSLNTFQWNGELLVAGGPPALTVIAPVQGDGLVNVTMKRNGLLSFGSLEVGGKRFRLDGGVGGIDYTQGYLARHTAWRWAFASGRLADGTPIGLNLVEGFNESSAEANENALWLGDRLYPLARARFEYDPKNLMAPWKLTTADGALDLRFQPFYVHREERNLRLVISHFAQPVGLFEGTVKVGGRTLQLSNLPGVTEDQDMLW; this is encoded by the coding sequence ATGACGCCCGAGAAAGATGCCCTCCTCCCCCTGGCGCCGGAGTCCGTGGCCACCACGCAAGGGGAGCCGCGCTTCGGTACCTACCAGGGTGAGCTGCCCGAGGTGGACCTCCCCAGGCTGTTGGGGAAATGGGCGCCGGCGCGCGCCACGCGACTGCTCAAGCGCAAGCGCTGGCACTACACCTTCACCGCCACGCAAGAGGTCGCGGCCCTCTTCGCGGTGGTGGACCTGGGCTACTCGTCCAGCGCCTTCGCCGTGGCCATCGACCTGCGCGAGCGAAAGCCCCTGTGTGACGTGAGCTTCCTGGGCGCTCCGGGCCCCATGGTGTCGCTGGGCGACAAGCCGGGCGCGGGGCTCAACGCGTCCTTCCGCACGCTGGGAGGCAAGCTGGCCATCCGCCGGGGCGAGGAGGATGAGCGCTACCAGGTGCAGGTGGACGTCAGCCGCATGCGCACCGGAAGCCTCAACACCTTCCAGTGGAACGGCGAACTGCTCGTGGCGGGAGGCCCGCCCGCGCTGACGGTGATTGCGCCCGTGCAGGGAGACGGGCTCGTCAACGTCACGATGAAGCGCAACGGCCTGCTGTCCTTCGGCAGCCTGGAGGTGGGGGGCAAGCGCTTCCGGCTGGATGGGGGCGTGGGCGGCATCGACTACACGCAGGGCTATCTGGCGCGTCACACCGCGTGGCGCTGGGCCTTCGCCTCGGGCCGGCTGGCGGATGGGACGCCCATCGGCTTGAACCTGGTCGAGGGCTTCAACGAGAGCTCGGCCGAGGCCAACGAGAACGCGCTCTGGCTGGGAGACCGGCTGTATCCCCTGGCTCGCGCGCGCTTCGAGTACGACCCGAAGAACCTGATGGCGCCGTGGAAGCTGACGACGGCGGACGGCGCGCTGGACCTGCGCTTCCAGCCCTTCTACGTCCACCGGGAGGAGCGCAACCTGCGCCTGGTCATCAGTCACTTCGCGCAGCCCGTGGGCCTCTTCGAGGGCACGGTGAAGGTGGGCGGCCGGACGCTCCAGCTCTCCAACCTGCCCGGCGTCACCGAGGACCAGGACATGCTGTGGTGA
- a CDS encoding ATP-binding cassette domain-containing protein — protein MIRATNLHKRFGKVTAVEDVSFTAEDGMITGLLGPNGAGKTTTLRMLYTLVRPDGGSATVDGVDVVTRPEEARRVLGVLPDARGLYPRLTAREHARYYGELHGLSGATLDKRVDQLVDLLDMKDIAERRVEGFSQGERVKVALARALVHGPRNVLLDEPTNGLDVMSTRAVRTLLRRLRDEGCCVVFSSHVMQEVAALCERIVVVARGRVVADGTPDALRASTGKDNLEEAFVATIGSEQGLTS, from the coding sequence ATGATTCGAGCGACGAACCTGCACAAGCGCTTTGGCAAGGTGACGGCCGTGGAGGATGTGTCCTTCACCGCCGAGGACGGAATGATTACGGGCCTCTTGGGCCCCAACGGCGCGGGCAAGACGACGACGCTGCGCATGCTCTACACGCTGGTGCGTCCGGATGGCGGCTCGGCGACGGTGGACGGCGTGGACGTGGTGACTCGCCCCGAGGAGGCCCGGCGGGTGTTGGGTGTGCTGCCGGATGCGCGCGGCTTGTATCCCCGGCTCACGGCCCGCGAGCACGCGCGCTACTACGGCGAGCTGCATGGGCTGTCCGGCGCGACGCTCGACAAGCGCGTGGACCAGCTGGTGGACCTGCTGGACATGAAGGACATCGCGGAGCGGCGCGTGGAGGGCTTCAGCCAGGGGGAGCGGGTGAAGGTGGCGCTGGCGCGGGCGCTGGTGCATGGGCCTCGCAACGTGCTCCTGGACGAGCCCACCAACGGGCTGGATGTGATGAGCACCCGCGCGGTGCGCACGTTGTTGCGGCGGCTGCGGGACGAGGGCTGCTGCGTCGTCTTCTCCAGCCACGTCATGCAGGAGGTGGCGGCGCTGTGTGAGCGAATCGTCGTGGTGGCGCGCGGGCGGGTGGTGGCGGATGGGACGCCGGACGCGCTGCGTGCGAGCACCGGCAAGGACAATCTGGAAGAAGCCTTCGTCGCGACCATCGGCAGTGAGCAGGGGTTGACGTCATGA
- a CDS encoding DUF6986 family protein: MKTTLTPSSLSGARESLRRANAELARAYPGESPRRQPVHVVYGGAHLFRAESARKLGDLALAAMKDYAPDSAELAHGLGLPQRGRFAQRVYERVQEKLKREPVEDYRIDFEDGYGHRPDAEEDTHAVAAAREMARGLELGALPPFTGIRVKSFTEELFERSSRTLDLFVTTLLEHSGGKLPPSFVVTLPKVSLPEQVAALARILEVLEQAHGLANGALGMELMVETPQALFNHEGRMNLQALVAAGDGRCGAVHLGLYDYTAALSVSAHVQSMLHPACDFLRDFVQAALAGTGVQLSDGVTNVMPVPPHRKQGEEPLLPTQLRENSESVQRVWQLTYRHIRHSLERGWYQGWDLHPAQLPVRYAAVYAFFLEGLDAATRRLKAFMEKAAQATLVGNVFDDAATGQGLLNFFLRGLSCGALTQDEVLATGLTVEELRTRSFRAILEARRART, translated from the coding sequence ATGAAGACCACCCTGACGCCCTCCAGCCTCTCCGGCGCGCGCGAGTCCCTCCGGCGCGCCAACGCCGAGCTCGCCCGCGCGTACCCGGGCGAGTCACCTCGGCGCCAGCCCGTGCATGTCGTCTATGGCGGGGCCCACCTCTTCCGCGCGGAGTCGGCGCGGAAGCTGGGGGACCTGGCGCTCGCGGCGATGAAGGACTACGCGCCAGACTCGGCGGAGCTGGCCCATGGCCTGGGGCTGCCCCAGCGCGGGCGCTTCGCCCAGCGCGTCTATGAGCGGGTGCAGGAGAAGCTCAAGCGCGAGCCGGTGGAGGACTATCGCATCGACTTCGAGGACGGGTACGGCCACCGCCCCGACGCGGAGGAGGACACCCACGCCGTCGCCGCCGCCCGGGAGATGGCGCGCGGACTGGAACTGGGCGCGCTGCCGCCCTTCACCGGCATCCGGGTGAAGTCCTTCACGGAGGAGCTGTTCGAGCGCTCCTCGCGCACGCTCGACCTGTTCGTCACTACATTGCTGGAGCACAGCGGTGGCAAATTGCCGCCGTCCTTCGTCGTCACACTGCCCAAGGTGTCCCTGCCCGAGCAGGTGGCCGCGCTCGCGCGCATCCTCGAGGTGCTGGAGCAGGCACACGGGCTCGCGAACGGGGCGCTGGGCATGGAGCTGATGGTGGAGACCCCCCAGGCCCTCTTCAATCACGAGGGGCGGATGAACCTGCAAGCGCTGGTGGCCGCGGGTGATGGACGCTGCGGCGCGGTGCACCTGGGCTTGTATGACTACACCGCCGCGCTGAGCGTCAGCGCGCATGTGCAGAGCATGCTGCACCCCGCCTGTGATTTCCTGCGGGACTTCGTGCAAGCCGCGCTCGCGGGCACGGGCGTCCAGCTCTCCGACGGCGTCACCAACGTGATGCCCGTGCCACCGCATCGCAAGCAGGGCGAAGAGCCGCTGTTGCCCACGCAGTTGAGGGAGAACAGCGAGTCGGTGCAGCGGGTGTGGCAGCTCACCTACCGCCACATCCGCCACTCACTGGAGCGCGGCTGGTATCAGGGGTGGGACTTGCATCCCGCCCAGCTCCCCGTGCGCTACGCGGCGGTGTATGCCTTCTTCCTGGAGGGACTCGACGCGGCCACCCGCCGGCTCAAGGCCTTCATGGAGAAGGCGGCCCAGGCCACGCTGGTGGGCAACGTCTTCGACGACGCGGCCACGGGCCAGGGGCTGCTCAACTTCTTCCTTCGGGGCCTGAGCTGCGGCGCGCTCACCCAGGACGAAGTGCTGGCCACCGGCCTCACCGTGGAGGAGCTGAGGACCCGCTCCTTCCGCGCCATCCTCGAAGCACGCCGCGCCCGCACGTAG
- a CDS encoding zinc ribbon domain-containing protein — protein sequence MSCPHCGQPLPDARATACPHCGRDVKSAGFNGLPSAEEAADAARRTAEAAGSAVRTLLEDPRLRERLPGGSLPLLGSGLVAAAVLVPMLPIIGGGIGLPWSVVMLAGSVLLGAREWSAAGRPVPAPLERLAQVASHPAFLPLFTGLVFTFAFLSLGFGLLPLVWLGAAVVLGYVQWRVFQASAASAPELRPSPEATRLKRWVLAGAGVCALSMLLTWGSGMTLWTSLGGYGYQDRQVTEVDSSGRPTGYQYTESHYGWAPNLTRTPTFFATSGRSRPGAPAAVMALMVLALLAAVPRAREAVPSMLPYLLAGGVTVWGLMGFAVKPGPLLFLVGAAVIDVALFRAHRAASTPASSPPEGDNPSGRA from the coding sequence ATGTCGTGTCCGCACTGCGGTCAGCCACTTCCCGATGCCCGCGCCACCGCGTGTCCTCACTGTGGCCGGGACGTGAAGTCCGCTGGTTTCAACGGCCTCCCCTCCGCGGAAGAGGCCGCCGACGCCGCGCGCCGCACCGCCGAGGCCGCGGGGAGCGCCGTGCGGACGCTCCTGGAAGACCCTCGGCTGCGCGAGCGGTTGCCTGGGGGCTCGCTGCCGCTCTTGGGTTCGGGCCTCGTCGCCGCCGCGGTCCTCGTTCCGATGCTGCCCATCATCGGGGGCGGCATCGGCCTGCCCTGGTCCGTGGTGATGCTCGCGGGCAGCGTGCTGCTGGGCGCTCGCGAGTGGAGCGCCGCGGGCCGCCCCGTCCCCGCGCCGCTGGAGCGGCTGGCCCAGGTGGCCTCGCATCCCGCGTTCCTCCCGCTCTTCACGGGGCTGGTCTTCACGTTCGCCTTCCTGTCGCTGGGCTTCGGACTGTTGCCGCTCGTCTGGCTCGGGGCCGCCGTGGTCCTGGGCTATGTGCAGTGGCGCGTGTTCCAGGCGTCGGCTGCGTCCGCTCCGGAGCTGCGTCCCTCACCGGAGGCCACGCGGTTGAAGCGCTGGGTGCTCGCGGGCGCGGGCGTGTGCGCCCTGTCGATGTTGCTCACCTGGGGCTCGGGGATGACGCTGTGGACGTCGCTGGGCGGCTACGGCTACCAGGACCGTCAGGTGACCGAGGTCGACAGCAGTGGCCGTCCCACGGGCTACCAGTACACGGAGAGCCATTACGGCTGGGCACCGAACCTCACCCGGACGCCCACCTTCTTCGCGACGTCGGGACGAAGCCGTCCGGGAGCCCCCGCCGCGGTCATGGCCCTCATGGTCCTCGCGCTGCTGGCCGCGGTTCCTCGCGCCCGCGAGGCCGTGCCCTCGATGCTGCCGTACCTCCTCGCGGGGGGCGTCACCGTGTGGGGACTGATGGGGTTCGCCGTGAAGCCGGGGCCGCTGCTGTTCCTCGTGGGCGCGGCGGTCATCGACGTGGCCTTGTTCCGGGCCCACCGCGCGGCGAGCACCCCCGCGTCCTCGCCACCGGAGGGCGACAACCCGTCCGGTCGCGCTTGA
- a CDS encoding M1 family metallopeptidase, giving the protein MAHPTEDKNFRLPTTVRPQRYAATLTLDLGAKSFTGQQTVDVELSAPTREIILHAIALELGEVTFRSGGTQLKASSIRPMPASETVVVSFDAPLPTGRATLEVTWKGPFTDGLRGMYLAGKVVATQFEAADARRVFPCFDEPAFKAKWALSVRVPQGLAVLGNGPIVKEEQDGAWNKVTFQETEVLSSYLVALVVGPLVGTPAQMVGGVPVRTWSLQEKAHLTRFGQDVALAVLPRLQDYFGLPYAFTKLDQVGIPDFEAGAMENAGLITYREVTLLLDPATAPLSVQKRVAEVVTHELAHQWFGNWVTMVWWDDLWLNEAFATWMAFKIVDQWRPEWRMWLDFDAHRASALYLDALKSTHPIHGEVRNAGEAGESFDVITYEKGGAVLRMIEGFLGEGPFREGIRLYMRKHARANAVKEDLWNALGEAAKQPVEELATAWVGQSGFPLVTASVDGREVTLSQQRFYSEPGVESGEKWPVPMVLRYEDGSGVKEQRVLLRDKQAKVKLEGSGAVKWLCANAGSTGFYRVMYDKATLTGLAANLHALAPAERISLLADQWSLVRSGRASVADLLDLAARFGDEEDDSVLDELVGRLAYVEGRLVDDQDQAHLRAWVERLLGPGLKKLGWQAAAGESDAVKLRRAALVRAVGGLARSPDALAEVRPRVARMLKGERDALEPNLLDAAVAMVARAGDAALFDTFLQRMPGEPDPATQRRYLMALTAFEEPALAARAQDLLFSDTVKTQDVAGFVSGLLANRTGRDAWWARMRKQWKDVITRTGGAPMLLRRIVESLGMLRTREDLEAVKALLKEHPVSEAQQATAQTLERLAQDVELRERCGPEVSAWLKRQP; this is encoded by the coding sequence ATGGCGCACCCGACCGAAGACAAGAACTTCCGCCTCCCGACCACCGTTCGCCCCCAGCGCTACGCGGCCACGCTGACCTTGGACCTGGGTGCGAAGTCCTTCACCGGACAGCAGACAGTGGACGTGGAGCTCTCCGCGCCCACGCGCGAAATCATCCTCCACGCCATTGCCCTCGAGCTCGGCGAGGTGACGTTCCGCTCGGGAGGCACGCAGCTCAAGGCGTCCTCCATCCGGCCCATGCCGGCCAGCGAGACAGTGGTGGTGAGCTTCGATGCGCCCCTGCCCACGGGCCGCGCCACGCTGGAGGTCACCTGGAAGGGCCCCTTCACGGACGGCCTGCGCGGCATGTACCTGGCGGGCAAGGTGGTGGCCACGCAGTTCGAGGCCGCCGACGCGCGCCGCGTCTTCCCCTGCTTCGACGAGCCGGCCTTCAAGGCGAAGTGGGCCCTGAGCGTGCGCGTGCCTCAGGGGCTCGCGGTGCTGGGCAACGGCCCCATCGTGAAGGAGGAGCAGGACGGCGCCTGGAACAAGGTGACGTTCCAGGAGACGGAGGTGCTCAGCAGCTACCTGGTCGCGCTGGTGGTGGGCCCGCTGGTGGGCACTCCCGCGCAGATGGTGGGCGGCGTGCCGGTGCGCACCTGGTCGCTCCAGGAGAAGGCGCACCTGACGCGCTTTGGCCAGGACGTGGCGCTGGCGGTGCTACCCCGGCTCCAGGACTACTTCGGGCTGCCGTATGCCTTCACCAAGCTGGACCAGGTGGGCATCCCCGACTTCGAGGCGGGCGCCATGGAGAACGCCGGCCTCATCACCTATCGCGAGGTGACGCTGCTGCTGGACCCGGCCACCGCGCCCTTGTCCGTGCAGAAGCGCGTGGCGGAGGTGGTGACCCACGAGCTGGCGCACCAGTGGTTCGGCAACTGGGTCACCATGGTGTGGTGGGACGACCTGTGGCTCAACGAGGCCTTCGCCACGTGGATGGCCTTCAAGATTGTCGACCAGTGGCGCCCCGAGTGGCGCATGTGGCTGGACTTCGACGCGCACCGCGCCAGCGCGCTGTACCTGGACGCGCTCAAGTCCACCCACCCCATCCACGGGGAGGTGCGCAACGCGGGCGAGGCGGGTGAGAGCTTCGACGTGATTACGTACGAGAAGGGCGGCGCGGTGCTGCGGATGATTGAGGGCTTCCTCGGCGAGGGCCCCTTCCGCGAAGGCATCCGCCTCTACATGCGCAAGCACGCGCGCGCCAACGCGGTGAAGGAAGACCTGTGGAACGCGCTGGGCGAGGCCGCGAAGCAGCCCGTGGAGGAGCTGGCCACGGCGTGGGTGGGCCAGAGCGGCTTCCCCCTGGTGACGGCGAGCGTGGACGGGCGCGAGGTGACGCTGTCGCAGCAGCGCTTCTATTCGGAGCCCGGCGTGGAGAGCGGTGAGAAGTGGCCGGTGCCCATGGTGCTGCGCTACGAGGACGGCTCGGGCGTGAAGGAGCAGCGCGTGCTCCTGCGCGACAAGCAGGCGAAGGTGAAGCTGGAGGGCTCCGGCGCGGTGAAGTGGCTGTGCGCCAACGCGGGCTCCACGGGCTTCTACCGGGTGATGTATGACAAGGCGACGCTGACGGGGCTGGCGGCGAACCTGCACGCGCTGGCGCCCGCGGAGCGCATCTCGCTGCTGGCGGACCAGTGGTCGCTGGTGCGCTCGGGGCGCGCGTCGGTGGCGGATCTGCTGGACCTGGCGGCGCGCTTCGGCGACGAGGAGGACGACTCCGTCCTGGACGAACTGGTGGGCCGGCTGGCCTACGTCGAGGGCCGGCTGGTGGACGACCAGGACCAGGCGCACCTGCGCGCGTGGGTGGAGCGCCTGCTGGGTCCGGGCCTGAAGAAGCTGGGCTGGCAGGCGGCGGCCGGCGAATCGGACGCGGTGAAGCTGCGACGCGCGGCGCTGGTGCGCGCGGTGGGTGGCCTCGCGCGCAGCCCGGACGCGCTCGCGGAGGTCCGTCCGCGCGTGGCCCGCATGCTCAAGGGTGAGCGCGACGCGCTGGAGCCCAACCTGCTCGACGCCGCGGTAGCGATGGTGGCGCGCGCCGGGGACGCGGCCCTGTTCGACACCTTCCTCCAGCGGATGCCGGGCGAGCCGGACCCGGCCACACAGCGCCGCTACCTCATGGCGCTCACCGCCTTCGAGGAGCCCGCGCTGGCCGCTCGCGCGCAAGACCTGCTCTTCTCCGATACGGTGAAGACGCAGGACGTGGCCGGCTTCGTGTCGGGCCTGTTGGCCAACCGCACCGGGCGCGACGCGTGGTGGGCGCGGATGCGCAAGCAGTGGAAGGACGTCATCACTCGCACGGGCGGCGCGCCCATGCTGCTGCGGAGAATCGTGGAGTCGCTCGGCATGCTGCGCACGCGCGAGGACCTGGAGGCGGTGAAGGCCCTGCTCAAGGAGCACCCCGTCAGCGAGGCGCAGCAGGCCACCGCGCAGACGCTGGAGCGGCTGGCGCAGGACGTGGAGCTGCGCGAGCGCTGCGGCCCCGAGGTCTCCGCCTGGCTCAAGCGTCAGCCGTGA
- a CDS encoding ABC transporter permease, protein MRRQVGTVFRKEMRDHLRDRRSLLTVLMLPVLGPVMALLTLQMVATLMRKDQPVELAVVGREHAPSLMAFLERQGAILKEAPPDYEARIRDGALEVALVVPEDYGKDFSKGRTAEVRLVADSSRRSAMMPVQRARRLLEAYSGQVGSHRLLARGVSPELAMAVRVADADLATPAQSAAQWLNMVPLFLVMVTFAGGLQLASDTLAGERERGSLEPLLLNPAPRGVVVLGKWAATVLMSALATLVTMLGFVLVLKRAPLEDLGVTVHPDASFIGMMLLTVLPLTLAASAAQMWVSTYARSFKEAQLYLNLLMIVPMAPGVMLSMMPMKSELWMFAVPVLGQELLAFEVLRGEMLKPLPFLLATGSSVVVALIALRAITRLLGDERIVFGRS, encoded by the coding sequence ATGAGACGCCAGGTCGGTACGGTCTTTCGCAAGGAGATGCGGGACCATCTGCGGGACAGGCGGTCGCTGCTCACCGTCTTGATGCTTCCGGTGTTGGGGCCGGTGATGGCGCTCCTGACGTTGCAGATGGTGGCCACCCTGATGCGCAAGGACCAGCCGGTGGAGCTGGCCGTGGTGGGGCGTGAGCATGCCCCCAGCTTGATGGCCTTCCTGGAGCGGCAGGGCGCGATACTGAAGGAGGCCCCGCCGGACTACGAAGCGCGCATCCGCGACGGCGCGCTCGAAGTGGCGCTGGTGGTGCCGGAGGACTACGGCAAGGACTTCTCCAAGGGCCGCACGGCGGAGGTGCGCCTGGTGGCGGACAGCTCGAGGCGCTCGGCCATGATGCCGGTGCAGCGGGCCCGGCGGCTCTTGGAGGCGTATTCGGGACAGGTGGGCAGCCACCGCCTGCTCGCGCGAGGGGTCTCTCCGGAGCTCGCCATGGCCGTGCGCGTGGCGGACGCGGACCTGGCCACACCCGCTCAGAGCGCCGCGCAGTGGCTCAACATGGTGCCGCTCTTCCTGGTGATGGTCACCTTCGCGGGGGGCCTCCAACTGGCGAGTGATACGCTGGCGGGTGAGCGCGAGCGCGGCTCGCTGGAGCCCTTGTTGCTCAACCCCGCCCCTCGGGGCGTGGTGGTGCTGGGCAAGTGGGCGGCCACCGTCCTCATGTCCGCGCTGGCGACGCTGGTGACCATGCTGGGCTTCGTCCTGGTGCTGAAGCGCGCGCCGCTGGAGGACCTGGGCGTGACGGTCCACCCCGATGCCTCCTTCATCGGGATGATGCTCCTCACCGTGCTCCCGCTGACCCTGGCGGCCTCCGCCGCCCAGATGTGGGTGTCCACCTATGCCCGCTCCTTCAAGGAGGCTCAGCTGTATCTGAACCTGCTCATGATTGTTCCCATGGCGCCAGGGGTCATGCTGTCCATGATGCCGATGAAGTCGGAGCTCTGGATGTTCGCGGTGCCGGTGCTGGGGCAGGAGTTGCTGGCGTTCGAGGTGCTGCGTGGAGAGATGCTCAAGCCGCTGCCCTTCCTCCTCGCCACGGGCTCCAGCGTCGTGGTGGCGCTGATTGCCTTGCGCGCCATCACCCGGCTGCTCGGCGACGAGCGCATCGTCTTCGGCCGGAGCTGA